In Gracilimonas sp., a single window of DNA contains:
- the rsmI gene encoding 16S rRNA (cytidine(1402)-2'-O)-methyltransferase, which yields MSILYIVATPIGNLQDFSPRAVEVLKSVDYIACEDTRTSGNLLQRFQIGKPTFSFHQHNEHRKVGHLMNILDAAQDVALISDAGMPGISDPGFLAVRAAQKGGHTVIVIPGPDAATTALVASGLPSDRYVFEGFLPHKKGRQKRLGELSEEERTIVIYESPNRLLKLLGELEKHFEPERLAAVARELTKKFEEVIRGTITELKTEFENRDSIKGEIVVIISGKGYSE from the coding sequence TTGTCCATACTCTATATTGTAGCAACACCTATTGGTAACCTGCAGGATTTTTCACCCCGAGCTGTAGAAGTCTTGAAATCGGTGGATTATATAGCTTGTGAAGACACCCGCACTTCCGGAAATCTTCTGCAACGGTTTCAAATTGGCAAACCTACCTTTTCTTTTCATCAACATAATGAACACCGTAAAGTCGGGCACTTGATGAATATATTAGATGCTGCTCAAGACGTAGCCCTTATCAGTGATGCGGGAATGCCGGGAATATCTGATCCCGGGTTTTTAGCGGTTAGAGCTGCTCAAAAAGGCGGTCATACCGTAATTGTTATCCCTGGCCCTGATGCTGCAACCACCGCCCTTGTTGCCAGTGGATTACCATCCGATCGCTATGTGTTCGAGGGATTTCTACCCCACAAAAAAGGACGACAAAAGCGTTTGGGTGAGTTGTCGGAAGAAGAAAGAACGATTGTCATATATGAAAGTCCAAACCGGCTGTTAAAGCTACTGGGGGAACTCGAAAAACATTTTGAACCCGAGCGATTGGCTGCTGTTGCCCGGGAGCTTACCAAAAAGTTTGAGGAAGTAATCCGCGGCACAATAACCGAACTCAAAACCGAGTTTGAGAATCGGGACTCAATAAAAGGTGAAATTGTAGTTATTATATCAGGAAAAGGATATTCAGAATGA
- a CDS encoding VOC family protein translates to MNFTPSGINHITIRVNRIDASKEFYGDILGLELVRTMGQSMAVYKIGEEDTLVIVEAETSYDPTSRDFRVDHFGFYVDDPKQVDELAKYFREQEVTIMSGPANRKKGRFLFISDPDGNMIEFFYEEEK, encoded by the coding sequence ATGAATTTTACACCATCCGGAATAAATCACATTACCATAAGAGTTAATCGTATTGATGCATCGAAAGAGTTTTATGGTGATATATTAGGGTTAGAACTTGTTCGCACCATGGGGCAAAGCATGGCAGTTTATAAGATCGGGGAAGAAGATACCTTGGTTATTGTAGAAGCTGAAACCAGCTATGATCCTACTTCAAGGGATTTTCGCGTTGATCATTTCGGCTTTTATGTGGATGATCCCAAACAAGTGGATGAGTTGGCTAAATACTTTCGGGAGCAGGAAGTAACTATTATGAGTGGTCCTGCCAATCGCAAAAAGGGCAGGTTTTTGTTCATATCAGATCCGGACGGGAATATGATTGAATTCTTTTATGAAGAAGAAAAATAA
- a CDS encoding DUF2490 domain-containing protein, which yields MNFLKIGLLFVVTGIFTSTALAQEADLIWSPELSYSWKQSDRLGFTAKVSMFNSLRDLDNKSAVQYIEPTLTFSYSTSPRVKLGGGYYYRNSTPFLPGYQYEHRFLEQIGFISFIGDKRIAHRLRAEQRVRSSSYQNRIRYRISYDFPLEGEKLDAGEKYFIVKNEMMSAFNKDAADAENRADIGLGWYFNEKQKFELGLQYRTQDIFSDSGISHLILIRTSYYMNR from the coding sequence ATGAATTTTTTAAAAATCGGATTGCTGTTTGTGGTAACAGGAATCTTTACCTCAACTGCTTTAGCACAGGAAGCCGATCTTATTTGGAGTCCGGAACTCTCCTATTCCTGGAAACAATCAGACCGACTTGGGTTCACGGCTAAGGTTTCAATGTTTAACTCTCTTAGAGATCTTGACAACAAATCAGCTGTGCAATATATAGAACCTACACTTACCTTCTCGTACAGTACTTCTCCAAGAGTTAAATTAGGCGGCGGATATTACTACAGAAACTCCACGCCCTTCCTACCCGGATATCAATATGAACATCGTTTTTTAGAGCAGATCGGTTTTATTTCTTTTATCGGAGATAAGCGTATTGCACATCGATTAAGAGCTGAACAGCGAGTGCGGTCAAGTTCTTATCAAAACAGAATTCGGTATCGAATCAGCTATGACTTCCCTCTTGAAGGAGAAAAACTTGATGCCGGAGAGAAATATTTTATCGTTAAAAATGAAATGATGAGCGCCTTTAATAAAGATGCTGCTGATGCTGAGAACCGAGCTGATATTGGCTTGGGCTGGTATTTCAATGAAAAGCAAAAATTTGAGCTTGGACTACAATACCGAACGCAAGATATCTTTAGCGACAGTGGTATCAGTCATCTGATTCTTATTAGAACTTCATATTACATGAACAGGTGA
- a CDS encoding response regulator transcription factor: MNILVIEDDPSVRTLVKAVLEHNGNSVSISDNATDGEANAISNDYDMIILDLGLPDGDGYEVCKNIREKNVETPVLILSGEQETDVKVKMLKVGADDYLTKPFNTEELIARMTAIKRRSESGGEQQLACGELKVNLLKREFSINNEKVQLTNNEFNLLVYFMKNRNRVITQEELADKVWDIHFDTQTNYINVYISYLRKKIREHTDVDYIETIRKKGFAFRCE, translated from the coding sequence ATGAATATACTTGTAATTGAAGACGACCCGTCTGTTCGTACTTTAGTTAAGGCTGTGCTTGAGCATAATGGAAATTCAGTTTCTATATCAGATAATGCTACTGATGGTGAAGCCAATGCAATAAGTAATGACTACGATATGATAATCCTTGATCTTGGATTACCGGATGGGGATGGGTATGAAGTGTGTAAAAATATTAGAGAAAAAAATGTTGAGACACCGGTTCTTATTCTTTCCGGAGAACAGGAAACCGATGTAAAAGTAAAGATGCTGAAAGTTGGAGCGGATGATTATCTTACAAAGCCGTTTAATACTGAAGAGCTGATTGCCCGCATGACAGCTATTAAGCGAAGATCAGAGTCAGGTGGCGAACAACAGTTGGCTTGTGGTGAATTGAAGGTGAATTTGTTAAAACGTGAATTTTCCATAAACAATGAAAAAGTTCAGCTAACAAACAATGAATTCAACCTGTTGGTTTATTTTATGAAAAACCGAAACCGGGTAATTACGCAGGAAGAATTAGCAGATAAAGTCTGGGACATCCATTTTGATACGCAGACGAACTATATAAATGTATATATCAGTTATTTGAGAAAAAAAATACGCGAGCACACTGATGTTGATTATATAGAAACCATCCGTAAGAAAGGATTTGCATTTCGTTGTGAATAA
- a CDS encoding RNA methyltransferase, whose translation MNKSSRSALIEYLREFATESRWKKIVEIVEKRTRHITVVVEDVYQSHNASAVLRSCDGFGIQDVHIIENRNEFDASSQVTIGADQWLTLHRYKTPKTDNTEICFNTLKKQGYNIIATTPHDNDITLNELPITQKTAIVFGSEIDGISDRARELADGFMKIPMAGFSESFNISVSAAVCLYNITRRLKDSDINWNLTEEEMEELKLEWLRKSIKAGKQLEKAFLEK comes from the coding sequence ATGAACAAATCGAGTCGATCCGCTTTAATTGAATATTTGCGTGAATTTGCAACTGAATCGCGGTGGAAAAAAATTGTGGAAATTGTCGAGAAGCGAACCCGGCATATAACAGTGGTAGTAGAAGATGTTTATCAATCTCATAATGCCAGTGCGGTACTTCGAAGTTGTGATGGATTTGGTATCCAGGATGTCCATATCATCGAAAATAGGAACGAATTTGATGCTTCAAGTCAGGTTACTATTGGGGCCGATCAATGGCTTACGCTCCATCGGTATAAAACTCCAAAAACTGATAACACAGAGATTTGCTTTAATACCTTAAAAAAGCAAGGCTATAACATCATAGCAACTACTCCTCATGATAATGACATCACTCTGAATGAACTCCCAATCACACAAAAGACCGCTATAGTATTTGGTTCAGAAATAGATGGTATTAGTGACAGAGCCAGGGAGCTGGCTGATGGATTTATGAAAATTCCGATGGCCGGCTTCAGTGAAAGTTTTAATATTTCAGTCAGTGCAGCAGTTTGTCTTTATAATATCACTCGAAGGCTTAAAGATTCTGATATAAATTGGAATCTTACGGAGGAGGAGATGGAAGAATTAAAACTGGAGTGGCTTAGAAAATCTATAAAGGCCGGAAAGCAGCTTGAAAAAGCATTTTTGGAGAAATAG
- a CDS encoding M28 family metallopeptidase, with the protein MKLLTAFLIFAFSVITYPVSSQSVLSPNHKENVRQLIHMAMDNDLAWDRLTYMADTFGPRFSGSENLENAMDWIVETMKDDGFDKVWTQPVMVPHWVRGKESASLISPRKKNLPMLSMGGSIATPEGGITAEVIVVKSFEELEQVKERVEGKIVLYNAEFTSYGRTVQYRMNGASEAAKHGAVASIIRSVGPYSMQTPHTGTMNYEEGVKKIPHAAITIEDAMMIQRLYDRGESIKIHLELNAQTLPDTESRNVIAEIKGTEFPEEIIVLGGHIDSWDVGQGVMDDGGGSIAAWEAVRLMNELGIKPKRTIRVVLWTNEENGLRGANEYHRWVKNEEKSLDNHVLAIESDAGVFDPVGFGFSGSDQAYEILTEIGSTLKPIESGEVTKGGGGADIGPLMQDGVPGMGLVVDGTRYFWYHHTAADTMDKLDKDDFNECVATMAVFAYAVADLEERLPR; encoded by the coding sequence ATGAAATTACTTACTGCTTTCCTCATCTTTGCCTTTTCTGTTATTACTTATCCTGTTTCTTCACAATCGGTACTCTCCCCCAACCATAAAGAAAATGTCCGGCAACTGATCCACATGGCCATGGACAATGATCTTGCCTGGGATCGCCTTACATATATGGCTGATACTTTTGGACCTCGGTTTAGTGGCTCTGAAAATTTAGAAAATGCCATGGATTGGATTGTTGAAACTATGAAAGATGACGGCTTTGATAAAGTTTGGACTCAGCCCGTCATGGTTCCTCATTGGGTGCGGGGAAAAGAATCAGCATCCTTAATTTCGCCTCGAAAAAAGAATTTACCAATGCTTAGCATGGGGGGCAGTATTGCCACACCCGAAGGAGGTATTACAGCTGAAGTAATTGTTGTGAAAAGCTTTGAAGAACTGGAACAGGTCAAAGAGCGGGTTGAAGGCAAAATTGTTCTCTATAACGCTGAATTTACCTCGTATGGAAGAACGGTCCAATATCGAATGAACGGGGCCTCAGAAGCGGCGAAACACGGAGCTGTAGCAAGTATTATTCGTTCTGTGGGGCCTTATTCTATGCAAACGCCTCACACCGGAACCATGAACTATGAAGAAGGGGTAAAGAAAATTCCACATGCCGCCATTACCATTGAAGATGCAATGATGATACAACGCCTCTATGATCGCGGTGAGAGCATCAAAATTCATCTTGAATTGAATGCCCAGACATTGCCTGATACTGAATCACGTAATGTGATTGCGGAAATAAAGGGAACTGAATTTCCTGAGGAAATCATAGTGCTTGGCGGACATATTGACTCATGGGATGTTGGTCAAGGCGTAATGGATGATGGCGGTGGAAGCATAGCCGCCTGGGAAGCTGTACGGTTAATGAATGAATTAGGGATAAAACCCAAGCGGACTATCCGTGTAGTACTTTGGACCAACGAGGAAAACGGATTGAGAGGAGCAAATGAATATCACCGGTGGGTGAAAAATGAAGAGAAGTCTTTGGATAATCATGTATTAGCCATTGAATCTGATGCCGGGGTTTTTGATCCGGTTGGATTTGGGTTTTCAGGAAGTGATCAAGCTTATGAAATTCTTACTGAAATCGGTTCAACTTTAAAACCTATTGAATCCGGTGAGGTAACCAAAGGCGGCGGCGGAGCTGATATTGGGCCACTTATGCAAGACGGGGTGCCCGGAATGGGCTTGGTGGTGGATGGTACACGCTATTTTTGGTACCATCATACGGCCGCCGATACTATGGATAAACTGGACAAAGACGACTTTAACGAATGTGTCGCTACCATGGCAGTTTTTGCATACGCTGTAGCCGACCTCGAAGAACGATTACCCCGATAA
- a CDS encoding M23 family metallopeptidase: protein MSLKNHYYYDEAKCEFVPIKYNRIEQVIYNLSIWILSGVVLTGIGIILLANYIGTPAELALKAENEALYSQLETTRTALVDLDEQISSIAEKDNEVYRSVLGMERISYEERQAGVGGSDPYDEFDVYSESTAELLKWTASKVDNLERRISIQQLSFEEIKNQYNINKEKMSHIPAIKPTAGILLSGFGMRNHPILKYKRPHNGLDFRADIGDQVLATGNGTIKYAGPQSTLGKIVIIDHGFGFQTLYAHLSGFAKGIKYGAKVERGQLIAMAGDSGLSEGPHLHYEVHYRNRAVDPIYYLFADTSPEEYAMFKEISENNKNSLD from the coding sequence ATGTCATTAAAGAATCATTATTACTACGACGAAGCGAAATGTGAATTTGTACCTATCAAGTACAATCGCATTGAACAAGTTATTTACAACTTATCAATTTGGATTTTATCCGGTGTTGTGCTTACCGGTATTGGTATAATCCTGCTCGCAAATTATATCGGTACCCCGGCTGAGCTTGCACTTAAAGCTGAAAATGAAGCTCTTTATAGTCAGCTCGAAACTACAAGAACTGCACTTGTAGATTTAGATGAACAAATTAGCAGCATTGCCGAAAAAGACAATGAAGTCTATCGCTCGGTCTTGGGGATGGAAAGAATATCTTACGAAGAAAGACAAGCCGGTGTCGGTGGTTCTGATCCTTACGATGAATTCGACGTTTACAGTGAATCCACTGCGGAACTGTTGAAATGGACTGCTTCTAAAGTTGACAATTTGGAACGCAGAATCAGTATTCAACAATTGAGTTTTGAGGAAATTAAGAATCAATATAACATCAACAAGGAAAAAATGAGCCATATTCCGGCTATTAAACCTACTGCCGGAATTTTGCTAAGTGGCTTTGGAATGAGAAACCACCCTATTCTTAAATACAAACGCCCTCATAATGGCCTCGATTTCAGAGCTGATATTGGAGATCAGGTTTTAGCAACCGGTAACGGAACCATTAAATATGCAGGGCCTCAAAGCACTCTTGGTAAAATTGTTATCATTGACCATGGGTTTGGCTTTCAAACTCTCTATGCTCATTTATCAGGATTTGCAAAAGGAATTAAATACGGAGCTAAAGTTGAACGAGGCCAGCTAATTGCGATGGCGGGTGACTCCGGCCTTTCTGAGGGCCCCCACCTGCACTATGAAGTGCATTATAGAAACAGAGCAGTAGATCCTATTTACTATCTTTTTGCTGATACCTCACCCGAAGAATATGCTATGTTCAAAGAAATCTCAGAGAACAATAAAAATTCTCTGGATTGA
- the hprK gene encoding HPr(Ser) kinase/phosphatase, which translates to MPFSPQDPIPRKDKISVEYLVKRLRERVNINLESCASEECSSGRFITEADLHRPGLALAGYIDLFTYQRIQVIGNTETQFLGHMGKDKQLESFRNITQFDIPVIFLTDNNELPEYLLDIAREDGIPVYSTQLETTRFMYILRDFMEDQFALQTMVHGSMMDVYGIGILVAGKSGIGKSEVALDLVERGHRLVADDVVMLTKKNNVLMSSATEMSKHFMEIRGLGIVDVMSMFGIRAIRYQKRLEVVLELTLWDETREVERTGLNHDSVNILGLDIPLIHLPITPGKNITVIAEVIAMNYLLKHYGYDPAKAFQERIKSSIGEKAKGGDMTPKRAIEYFEGDIE; encoded by the coding sequence ATGCCCTTTTCACCTCAAGACCCAATCCCGCGCAAAGACAAAATCTCAGTTGAGTATTTAGTCAAAAGATTGCGCGAGCGCGTGAATATTAATTTAGAATCATGTGCCTCGGAAGAATGCAGTTCCGGACGGTTTATTACCGAAGCTGACTTGCATCGGCCGGGATTGGCTCTTGCAGGGTATATAGATTTATTCACCTATCAGCGAATCCAGGTTATTGGCAATACCGAGACCCAATTTTTAGGGCACATGGGTAAAGACAAACAGCTGGAATCGTTCAGAAATATCACTCAGTTTGATATACCCGTAATATTTTTAACTGACAATAATGAACTGCCTGAGTATTTATTAGATATTGCCAGAGAAGACGGTATTCCGGTTTATTCGACACAGCTTGAAACTACCCGGTTCATGTATATACTGCGGGATTTTATGGAAGATCAGTTCGCATTGCAAACAATGGTTCATGGTTCAATGATGGATGTTTATGGCATTGGAATTTTAGTAGCGGGTAAATCAGGCATAGGCAAAAGTGAAGTTGCACTCGATTTAGTTGAACGAGGACATCGCCTGGTAGCCGATGATGTGGTGATGCTCACCAAAAAAAACAATGTATTAATGTCATCCGCTACCGAGATGAGCAAACATTTCATGGAAATACGAGGCCTTGGCATTGTCGACGTTATGTCGATGTTTGGTATCAGGGCTATCCGGTATCAAAAAAGACTGGAAGTGGTATTAGAACTGACTCTTTGGGATGAAACCCGGGAAGTTGAAAGAACCGGCTTAAATCATGATTCTGTGAATATATTAGGCCTGGATATCCCTCTTATCCACCTCCCCATTACTCCCGGAAAAAATATCACCGTAATTGCAGAAGTCATCGCCATGAACTATCTCTTAAAACACTACGGGTATGATCCGGCAAAAGCTTTTCAGGAACGAATTAAGTCCAGTATTGGAGAAAAAGCAAAAGGTGGAGACATGACTCCCAAACGAGCGATTGAATATTTTGAAGGAGATATTGAATAA
- the raiA gene encoding ribosome-associated translation inhibitor RaiA, whose amino-acid sequence MKTTFTARHFEASADLQQYCRDSVEKLEQFYDRIVMCDIILEPTPSDENPQQAELIVKVPRKVLTVKETAKTYEQALHNAVEVISRQLKRYKDKMHATQ is encoded by the coding sequence ATGAAAACTACATTCACAGCACGCCATTTTGAAGCAAGCGCAGATCTACAGCAATACTGCAGAGACAGTGTTGAGAAACTTGAACAATTTTATGACAGAATTGTAATGTGTGACATTATTCTGGAGCCTACTCCTTCGGATGAAAATCCCCAGCAAGCTGAACTTATTGTAAAAGTTCCTCGCAAAGTACTCACGGTAAAAGAGACCGCAAAAACGTATGAACAAGCACTGCATAACGCGGTGGAGGTCATAAGCCGGCAGCTGAAGAGATACAAAGACAAAATGCACGCAACCCAGTAA
- a CDS encoding tyrosine recombinase XerC, with protein sequence MKALIEKYLKYLSVERNASKHTIISYRNDLESFLNFTSSLEEIEMEKMEISLISRLTIRLWLGDLSEQGLAKASIARKVAALRSFFKYCFKRGHIEKNPAHLLVVPRKEQTLPKTATVEDINRMMDAVDITTLRGLQDRAILELFYGTGMRLSELTGLNLTDIDLKQNQVTVKGKGNKQRIIPLGKAVADILKQFRDKRTELYGERTDGDARKALFIAASGQRMYDRAVRYMVEKYLKKTSEVTQKSPHVLRHSFATHMLDNGADIRIIKEFLGHANLAATQVYTHTSIERLKNVYEQAHPRAKT encoded by the coding sequence ATGAAAGCATTGATCGAGAAATACCTGAAATACCTAAGTGTAGAACGAAATGCTTCGAAGCATACAATCATCTCCTACCGCAACGACTTGGAATCTTTCCTCAATTTCACCTCCTCTCTGGAAGAAATTGAAATGGAAAAAATGGAGATTTCATTAATAAGCAGACTAACGATCCGGTTGTGGCTCGGCGATTTATCGGAACAGGGGTTAGCAAAAGCTTCCATAGCACGTAAGGTTGCTGCGCTCCGCTCTTTTTTCAAATACTGTTTTAAGCGGGGACACATAGAAAAAAATCCGGCTCACCTGCTGGTAGTGCCCAGGAAAGAACAAACCCTGCCTAAAACAGCCACTGTGGAAGATATAAACCGTATGATGGACGCTGTAGACATCACCACCCTCCGAGGTTTACAAGACCGGGCAATCCTGGAACTGTTTTATGGAACCGGAATGCGCCTAAGCGAGTTAACAGGGTTAAACCTTACCGATATTGATTTAAAACAAAATCAGGTAACTGTAAAAGGTAAAGGCAATAAACAGCGCATTATTCCATTAGGTAAAGCAGTGGCTGACATACTGAAGCAATTCAGGGATAAAAGAACTGAGTTATACGGAGAACGAACAGACGGAGATGCCCGAAAAGCTTTATTTATTGCAGCCAGTGGCCAACGCATGTACGACAGAGCAGTAAGATATATGGTAGAAAAGTATTTAAAGAAAACGAGTGAGGTCACGCAAAAAAGCCCACACGTATTACGGCACAGTTTTGCCACGCATATGCTGGACAACGGAGCGGACATTCGAATCATTAAAGAGTTTTTGGGACACGCAAACCTTGCCGCAACGCAGGTTTATACACACACAAGTATTGAGAGATTGAAAAATGTGTACGAGCAAGCCCATCCACGAGCTAAAACATAA
- a CDS encoding glycosyltransferase — protein MDLLLYIAAGYLTFTIAVFTRNWFEFRSLSEFQPFSGSRKSAPLVSICIPARNEEKVIETCVTSALKQDYPNFEVLVLDDNSTDDTPVILEKLSGIINNLHHLNGNEKPDEWLGKPWACHQLSNHANGDYLIFIDADVWLEESAISKAVNALQKSDVITVWPKQKLKTFWEKLIIPMVYYGLYSLLPARYVEKVPKWLPKSLHKKMSSKFAAACGQFLAFNKEAYNKIGGHTSVKKEVVEDVELSKVIKNHGLMLSMYDGVGTVNCRMYQSHKEIFEGLRKNFFAGFGKNTSLFLTMTVLQFIVYVLPFYILFTGNSGQQLFAGLLVAVILVQRWMLDFKFGWNPIMSFLQPITILWYEILAARCLWDHYSGKKAYWKGREV, from the coding sequence ATGGACCTACTATTATATATTGCCGCGGGCTATCTCACATTCACAATTGCAGTATTTACACGTAATTGGTTTGAATTTCGTTCTTTGTCGGAATTCCAGCCATTTTCGGGAAGCAGAAAAAGTGCTCCCTTAGTCAGTATTTGCATTCCAGCCAGAAATGAAGAAAAGGTAATTGAAACATGTGTAACCTCTGCCCTAAAGCAAGACTATCCCAACTTTGAGGTTCTGGTGCTGGATGATAATTCTACGGATGATACGCCTGTAATTCTGGAAAAACTATCCGGAATCATCAACAATTTGCATCACCTAAATGGAAATGAGAAGCCGGATGAATGGTTAGGAAAACCATGGGCATGTCATCAACTAAGCAATCACGCCAATGGAGATTATTTGATATTTATTGATGCGGACGTTTGGCTGGAAGAGTCCGCTATCTCAAAGGCTGTAAATGCGTTACAGAAATCAGATGTGATAACAGTTTGGCCTAAGCAAAAGCTAAAAACATTTTGGGAAAAACTAATTATCCCCATGGTTTACTACGGTCTCTACAGTTTATTACCCGCTAGATATGTAGAAAAAGTCCCAAAATGGCTGCCAAAATCCCTGCACAAGAAAATGAGTTCTAAGTTCGCAGCTGCGTGTGGACAGTTTTTAGCCTTCAACAAAGAAGCTTATAATAAAATCGGAGGGCATACTTCCGTAAAAAAGGAAGTTGTAGAAGATGTTGAACTCTCAAAAGTAATCAAGAACCATGGACTGATGTTAAGCATGTATGATGGAGTCGGTACCGTCAATTGCAGAATGTATCAGTCTCATAAAGAAATTTTTGAAGGGCTTCGTAAAAATTTCTTTGCCGGATTTGGGAAGAACACTTCCCTATTCCTCACTATGACGGTCTTGCAATTTATTGTATATGTACTCCCATTTTACATTCTGTTTACAGGGAACTCCGGACAGCAATTATTTGCAGGTCTGCTTGTAGCCGTTATTTTAGTGCAGCGCTGGATGCTTGATTTTAAATTTGGCTGGAATCCAATAATGAGCTTCTTACAGCCAATTACTATTTTGTGGTATGAAATACTTGCCGCACGTTGTTTATGGGATCATTATTCAGGTAAGAAGGCATACTGGAAAGGACGGGAAGTTTAA
- a CDS encoding lysophospholipid acyltransferase family protein encodes MNIIPADESSFFIWFFDHYTRWSLKRRFKQVWVKQEYQPAPQSKTIYFLNHNLWWDGLIPLYLNRNFLHQNARALMEDKQMRQYTFFSKIGAFSIDLDNPKSSLSSLRYALESMKRDNASLFIYPEGKITPASNSEPDFKQGLAWLYTNCKDADFVPIAIYSHFLRSSKPELYLSIGKSVNHNNSLGRNILTELFQRDIHQNLLSLREVAGFTDEGFKPQF; translated from the coding sequence GTGAATATCATCCCCGCCGACGAATCCTCTTTTTTCATCTGGTTTTTTGATCATTACACCAGATGGTCTTTAAAACGCAGATTTAAGCAAGTCTGGGTAAAACAAGAATATCAGCCGGCTCCGCAATCAAAAACCATTTATTTCCTGAACCATAATCTGTGGTGGGATGGATTGATCCCTTTGTATCTGAATCGAAACTTTCTGCACCAAAACGCCCGGGCTCTGATGGAAGACAAGCAAATGCGTCAATATACCTTCTTCAGTAAAATAGGAGCTTTCTCAATTGACTTGGATAATCCTAAATCCTCCCTGTCTTCTCTCAGATATGCCCTGGAATCAATGAAAAGAGATAATGCCAGTTTATTTATTTATCCCGAAGGGAAGATTACCCCGGCATCAAATTCAGAGCCGGATTTCAAACAAGGGCTCGCCTGGCTTTATACAAATTGCAAGGATGCAGACTTTGTGCCAATCGCTATTTACTCCCATTTTCTTCGAAGCAGCAAACCGGAGCTGTATTTATCAATAGGAAAATCAGTTAATCATAATAACTCTTTGGGCAGAAATATATTAACAGAATTATTTCAAAGAGATATTCATCAAAATTTACTGTCGCTGAGGGAAGTTGCAGGTTTCACTGATGAAGGTTTCAAGCCTCAGTTTTAG
- a CDS encoding class I SAM-dependent methyltransferase encodes MKKHRDTPFVQITDQDVEQYALEMTSAESEQIKELVALSDQELEFIDMLSGNLVGQMLKMLIKLSGAKRVLEIGTFTGYSALMMAEALPGEGQVITIEMNLRYQELAEKHFERFDAEDKIRLLKGNARELMDELEGEFDLVFLDADKISYPLYFEKSIAKLKSGGMLIVDNVLWNGTVLHPDDEKAAALNQFNKMVADDLRVEQVLLPVRDGLSLIRKK; translated from the coding sequence ATGAAGAAGCACAGAGACACGCCTTTCGTTCAAATTACGGATCAAGATGTAGAACAATATGCGCTTGAAATGACCTCAGCTGAGTCTGAGCAAATTAAAGAGCTGGTAGCCTTGTCTGACCAAGAGTTAGAATTTATCGACATGCTGAGCGGAAATTTAGTGGGGCAAATGTTGAAGATGCTTATCAAGCTCAGCGGTGCTAAGCGTGTGTTGGAAATAGGTACTTTTACCGGATATTCGGCACTGATGATGGCCGAGGCATTGCCAGGTGAAGGGCAGGTGATCACTATTGAAATGAATTTGAGATACCAGGAACTGGCTGAAAAGCATTTTGAGAGATTTGATGCTGAGGATAAAATCCGGCTTTTAAAAGGAAACGCCCGGGAGTTAATGGATGAATTGGAGGGGGAGTTTGATTTGGTTTTCCTGGATGCCGATAAAATTAGTTATCCGCTTTATTTTGAAAAATCTATTGCAAAACTGAAGTCAGGAGGGATGTTAATAGTGGATAACGTGCTTTGGAATGGAACGGTTTTACATCCTGATGATGAAAAAGCTGCAGCATTGAATCAATTCAATAAAATGGTGGCTGATGATCTGCGAGTTGAGCAGGTTTTGTTACCGGTTAGAGATGGACTTTCTCTGATAAGGAAAAAATAA